The proteins below come from a single Sorghum bicolor cultivar BTx623 chromosome 4, Sorghum_bicolor_NCBIv3, whole genome shotgun sequence genomic window:
- the LOC8073896 gene encoding protein NRT1/ PTR FAMILY 7.2, producing MSANDGDMKMRAIVVEGGEMSAPTPTPKQDKCCEYTLDGSVDIKGRPAVKGKSGGWLAGALILVNQGLATLAFFGVNVNLVLFLTRVLGQSNEDAANNVSKWTGTVYMFSLIGAFLSDSYWGRYKTCAIFQAIFVLGLALLSVSSHLYLIRPDGCGMEHAPCGPHSGKELGIFYIALYMIAFGNGGYQPNIATLGADQFDEDDPAEAHSKVSFFSYFYLALNLGSLFSNTFLSYLEDKGSWALGFWASTAAAATALLLFLSGTLRYRYFQPGGNPIGRICQVAIAASRKWKAGASTTGVVSLYEGDEKADAAGGRKLLHTQGFSFLDRAAHADTDSKLGARDPWKLCTVTQVEEVKSILRLLPIWLCTILYSVVFTQMASLFVVQGAAMRRTTPFSGFSVPPSSMSAFDILAVATTIFLYRRAICPFLARLTGRPAGPTELQRMGLGLVVGALAMATAGTVEHFRKARATAAMSSDLHIMWQVPQYALIGVSEVMMYVGQLEFFNGQMPDGLKSFGSALCMMSMSLGNYFSDVIVSAVTRLTTTRGRSGWIPADLNEGHLDKFYFLLAVLAVADFAVYLVCASRYGSGKVDGRSSDDEEEGAAGQVTSLPAYA from the exons ATG TCTGCGAACGACGGCGACATGAAGATGAGGGCGATCGTCGTGGAAGGAGGGGAGATGAgcgcgccgacgccgacgccgaagcAGGACAAGTGCTGCGAGTACACGCTCGACGGCTCCGTCGACATCAAGGGCCGCCCGGCGGTCAAGGGGAAATCAGGAGGATGGCTTGCCGGTGCTCTAATCCTTG TGAACCAGGGCCTGGCGACACTAGCCTTCTTCGGCGTGAACGTGAACCTGGTGCTGTTCCTGACGCGGGTGCTGGGGCAGAGCAACGAAGACGCCGCCAACAACGTCAGCAAGTGGACGGGCACCGTGTACATGttctccctcatcggcgccTTCCTCAGCGACTCCTACTGGGGACGCTACAAGACCTGCGCCATCTTCCAGGCCATCTTTGTGCTC GGCCTCGCGCTGCTGTCGGTGTCGTCGCACCTCTACCTAATCAGGCCGGACGGGTGCGGCATGGAGCACGCGCCCTGCGGCCCGCACTCCGGCAAGGAGCTGGGGATCTTCTACATCGCGCTGTACATGATCGCCTTCGGCAACGGCGGGTACCAGCCCAACATCGCCACCCTGGGCGCCGACCAGTTCGACGAGGACGACCCCGCCGAGGCGCACTCCAAGGTCTCCTTCTTCAGCTACTTCTACCTCGCCCTCAACCTCGGCTCGCTCTTCTCCAACACCTTCCTCAGCTACCTCGAGGACAAGGGCAGCTGGGCGCTCGGCTTCTGggcctccaccgccgccgccgccaccgcgctCCTGCTTTTCCTCAGCGGGACGCTCCGGTATCGCTATTTCCAGCCCGGAGGGAACCCGATCGGGAGGATTTGCCAGGTCGCCATCGCCGCGTCCAGGAAATGGAAGGCGGGCGCGTCGACCACCGGAGTGGTCAGCCTGTACGAGGGCGACGAGAAGGCGGATGCCGCCGGTGGCAGGAAGCTTTTGCACACGCAAGGGTTCAG TTTCTTGGACCGCGCGGCGCACGCTGACACGGACTCCAAGCTCGGCGCGCGCGACCCCTGGAAGCTGTGCACGGTGACGCAGGTGGAGGAGGTCAAGAGCATCCTGAGGCTCCTCCCCATCTGGCTCTGCACCATCCTCTACTCGGTCGTCTTCACCCAGATGGCCTCGCTCTTTGTCGTGCAGGGCGCCGCGATGCGCCGCACCACCCCGTTCTCCGGCTTCTCCGTCCCGCCCTCCAGCATGTCGGCCTTCGACATCCTCGCCGTCGCCACCACGATCTTCTTGTACCGCCGCGCCATCTGCCCGTTCCTGGCGCGGCTCACCGGCcgcccggccggccccaccgaGCTGCAGAGGATGGGCCTCGGCCTGGTCGTGGGTGCCCTGGCCATGGCCACGGCCGGGACGGTCGAGCACTTCCGGAAGGCCAGGGCCACCGCGGCGATGAGCAGCGACCTGCATATCATGTGGCAGGTGCCGCAGTACGCGCTGATCGGCGTGTCGGAGGTGATGATGTACGTCGGGCAGCTCGAGTTCTTCAACGGCCAGATGCCCGACGGGCTCAAAAGCTTCGGGAGCGCGCTCTGCAtgatgtccatgtcgctcgGCAACTACTTCAGTGACGTCATCGTGAGCGCGGTCACCAGGCTCACCACGACGCGAGGGCGGTCCGGGTGGATCCCGGCTGACCTCAACGAGGGCCACCTCGACAAGTTCTACTTCCTGCTCGCCGTGCTGGCCGTCGCGGACTTCGCGGTGTACCTCGTGTGCGCGAGCCGCTACGGGAGCGGCAAGGTGGACGGGAGGAGcagcgacgacgaggaggagggagCGGCCGGTCAGGTGACATCCCTGCCGGCTTACGCATGA